TCGGAGGATTGCGAGTTCTCAACACAAATACTGGACAGTCAAAGCACGGTGTCTTCACCAAGAAGCCCGGCGCTCTGACTAACGACTTTTTCGTAAATCTGCTCGACATGAGCGTAGAATGGCGTACCCCTCAACCGGTCGAAGGAAATCTTCGAGGGGCGAGACCGGAAGACCGGTGAAGTTAAGTGGACCGGCACACGTGTGGATCTTGTATTTGGTTCGCATTCCCAGCTGCGTGCCCTCGCAGAAGTCTACGCCTGATGATGACTCCAAAGAGAAGTTTGTAAATGACTTCGTCGCGGCTTTAGAACAAGGTCATGAATCTCGATCGTTTTGATCTCGCCTGATCTGATTGGACATGATTGACAGAAGTAAGGTCGGGTATTCCGACCTTACTTTTAGTGTCGACTCCACCCTATGTCCTCGGTCGGTTGCAGCCAGAATAGAGGAGATCGCCTTACGCCTTCTTCAATTTTTGTACCGAAGCCTTGACCATTTTGGTAAGTACTGCCAGTTCACGTCTTTGAGTTTGCTAATGTACAAACAACCTTTGCCCCTCTTGTGCTTGCCCAACTTGGCTAGTAGATCAGCTTGGTGTTCCAGCCCGCCCATCAGGTAGATGGAAATGGCACCTTTGCGGGGTGAAAATCCAACCATAAACCAATCACCTTCACGCCCGCTTGCACCGACATAGTGATATTCGCCGAACCCGACGATGCTCGATCCCCACATCCTGGTTGTTGTTTCGTGACTTTAGCCATCAGATCGGCAATCGCCTGGCAATCTGCGCGGCGATCGGCGTCTGGTATCGCTGCCAAAAACTTGGCGACACTATTAGCAGTTGGCTTTGTTTTCAATTCAGCCATTCCAAGTCCTCCTTCTCGAATTCTAGCTCCGGTTCAAACACAGGTTGTCCTTAACTCAAAGGACTGAGATCAAGTATATAGCACATGCGAATAATCGAATTGCGCTTCAAATGCCAACCATTTCGGCAAGTTCGCCCACGGCCTGATGTTGCCCAAAGGACAACAAGACCCAAGACAATTTTGAGAGCAAGTGGTATCGAAAACCGGAGTTTCTTCTTAAGCAGATGATTAGTATGCGGCAGATAGATTAGAGATAGAATGAGATAGAACATCCCCGGAACTGGATGCACAAAAGCAGATTCGCGATGCCAACGACAATGAAGATACTGCAGAAGGTCCAACTGAGTATGTTGGATGTCGCAATCTTGTCGCTTGTTAGAACCCTGTCGCTCACTTCTCCATGCCTTCTGTTGTGGCGCCAGCCTGACGAAACAGTGCTGCCGAAACTACGAACATGACCACGAAGAATCCGTTGAGAACAAACAATCCAACTATTCCGGGCGGTTCGTTCAGTGTGGCACGGTCAACCATCAACGCAATCAATGGGACTATCACCTGAGCAATTGCGGTGGCATACAGTGCTTTCGCCATACCGTGCGGTCTGAGTCGCGCTATAGCTGCACCGATGATGCCAATCTGGAGCACAGCGAAATACAACATGTTGAGGCCGCCCGGTTCACCGATGATACCGACGGCGAGGTTCACCCACACGAGCAATAATCCTGCCACAACCGCAATGCCGACTGCGGCACGATATGCGATGTTGTCTGACATTCGTGAGATCAGTACATACGAAAGACCAGTGCTGAATATGAGAGCCCCCATGATTATGAAATCGCCCGGGTCCCAGTCAACTTCTTCGCTAAACTGCATTGCCACCAGTGGTACCATCAAGATGAGCGCAGTCACAATCGCTACGAGTATGACCTGTTTGCGGAGTCGTAATTCCATAGTTACCTCTTATTGTCTTTTTCCGCGAGGCGAATACCTCGCCTTATATCGTTTTCTGTTCATCGGGAGCAACTCCCCTGATTAGTTCTTCAAGAGCGGCCAGGTGGTTTTGAAATGCCTTTCGACCTACATTTGTAATTGAGTAGGAGGTGTTCGATGACTTGCCGATAAATCGCTTCTTCACCTTGACATATCCGAGTTGCTCGAGGGTTGAGATATTGCTGGAGAGATTCCCATCGGAAGAGCCCAGTAGCAATTTTAGCGCCTTGAAGTCGATGCTGTCGTTCACCATAAGAGAGGCCATGATTCCCAACCTCGTCCGATTCTCGAGTCACTTGTTTATGTGATCAATGATTTGTTTCATCGCTCGTACTGCAAGTACATGATCACACCATACGCAGCTGTGACTACACCAAACCTACGCCCCAAAGTATCAATCCCGCCCCGACCCAAAACGCAGCTAACAGCCCCAGCACTAACTCGACTACTCCGAACACAATGGTTTCAGAAAAGCTATACTTGCCTGCGCTGATGAGCGCCAGTCCGAAAAACACCAACATCGCCGAACAGACAAGCTCATACATTCCAAGACGGGCAAGAGCAGCTACAAAAACACCTCCGGCAAGTAGAGGCAATGCAAGATGGATTGCGAATCGACGCGACGCCATATTCCATAACTCTTTGCCGTGGCGCTTCGCCCTACGGAGTGTGAAGATGAAGGCGACAGCCAATGCTGAGACAAGCGTAAGAAAGAACACGCCGGTCACGGGACGAACGAGATCTGGCGACTGCCGCAATGCGATAAAAACCCTCTTCGGAAAGCCAAACCGTATCGAGGGATTCGACAAATGAATCGAAATGCAACTAGTCCGATAATACCAGCCGAAACGCCAGAGAATCCGGACAGTGACACAAAAGTTGCGGACCGTGTCATTATAGAGTGAATCTGTTCAATTTGATCTACTGGCTGATCCGGATCTTGCATGCTACTCCTCATTCCAAAGCACTTTGATTTTCAAAGTAATATATACTATTCTACGACTTCGTCAATCTCAGGTTTCAGTTTTTGTTTCGGATTTATTCATCTAGTGGCGAGACTTAAGAATATGGAAAGCCGAAAGGGTGGACCTTTCACGTTGCAGCAGAGTGACTTAACTGGCGCTAGAGCCACAATAGAATCAGTCTCACTAAGTGGCGTGGTTCTGGGGTGAGTATGTGTTCGTCATCAAAATATTCACTTCAATGCGAGAAAGTCGGCAATGTTCGAACGGCAATAGAAAGTACGCCCGAAGACTGAACCCTTCCTGCTTCGGGTAGCGACAGACATCACACTTCGACGCTTTGTGAGAATCTACACCCTCAATGAGCCGCGAAATCCTCTTGCGGCATAATAAGATTCGGCGCCGTTATGATACAGGAAGACCTTGCCGTAGCGGTAATCGGCGAAAATGGCGCCGCCGAGATCCCTGATGTCGGAAGGCGTCTTGATCCAGCTCGACGTCTTGGTATCGAATTGTCCAAGACTCTGTAGGTTTCGATACTCGTCTTCGGTTAGAATCTCAATTCCCATCGCGGACGCCATATCAGTGGCGCTGTTTTTCGGTTTATGCTCCTTCCTCGATTCAAGTATCGCGATCGTAACACACTTCTGCGGCCCTTCGGACTTTCGGCGGAACAATCGACAAAGATGTATTCGCCGGTTTTCTTGTCATGGCCGACGACATCAGGTTCACCACCGGAATTCTCCATCTCATAGAGTGACCACATTTTTTCGGCGTCGGCTTTCAGTCTTGCCTCGACTTCTTGCCACTCGGAGCCCTTGTGCCGTTTCATGTTTTTCTCAAAGCGGGATTTCAATACCACCAGGAGCTCGTCGCGATGTTTTGATGACAGCTGTCTCCCATTGTTCTTTTTCTTGCTCATGGTCCTACTCTAACTCAATTTCTCTTCACTGATTTCTATGAGACCGTCGCATTTAGTACCAATTACGGATGTCACCGTGCGTCAGTCATGATGATCGACATCACGAAACGGTCTAATCTGCAATTTGACGAACACCCTCGAACAATCGTTACATCTTTGGCCACAACCAGCCGAATGTGCCAGCTGTAACCACCGCAAATAGAAGACCATCAAAACTGTCTTCAGGACAGTCCCCAATTTCGACCATACCAAATTCCGCCTTGAGCAACGCAAGCGGAATATCCCATAAACGCCGAGCATCCGATAAAGCGAAACACACTGAGGTATGAGCTACCCGGCTGCACCGCATGCCACGCGATATAGGCGGAGAATATGCTGACCAAGACGCTGTACAAGAACCAGAGGACCAGACTTTGCCCATGTTCATCTGACTGTTTTTGAGAACCGTCATTATCACAATCGGCCCCTTGTTGAGTTTCTCAACAAACTCAGGCGTACTGCAGTCCTTCATCGAATCAGCCCTTGGCAGCATAAAGTCGCCGGCTGAAATGTTGAATGGCCTCAATGCAGCTTGAACTGAATCTTGATCTGGCACCTTCTTGAAATCGTTTGCGTGGTATTTTAGGACCATGTGAATGATCGAGCTTACCACGAAAACAAAGACCGCTGAGAGCAAAATGGGCGCCCACAGTACTGTGATAAATTCCATAGTCGATATCTCCTATGACTTCTTCTTCTTTTAGATTTATGCAATTGAGTTCATGATGCCGGTACGCGTCCGGCTACGACATTGATAGGATGTGCGTCACATGCGCAAGCATAAACTTGAGACGAAATGGCAGGGTGTGCGCGACAACAACTATTGAGTATGCTCCTGGCAGGCAGAGTGGTGAGCGAAATGCCTCGTCGGTGGCAGTCCACTCGACAAATCGAACGACTAAATGGGAAACCTTAGTTTTCAATTAATGGAGGTGGGGGGAATCGAACCCCCGTCCGAGATGAACGCCAATTAACCGTCTACGCGCGTGTCCTTTGCATTTAATCTCGCTGATCAGATCGCCGCAAGGCTAAAGCTACCAATCAGCCAGTCGTGCTGTTAATTTCGCCTCGCGTCCGCCCGACCGAGTCGTAAGGCTATCCATCAATTAACGGCGCTTTTGCACAACGTCTGATGGCGGGCCTCGTGCAAAACGGCATGCTTAGTTTAGTTAAGCAGCAATGGCGTAGTTGTTGCCATTCAATTGGTTTACGCCTGTTTAACGAGACCGGCGCAATCTCGGCGCGCAAGTTAACCTCGCTTACCCCGTCGAAACCAGGTCACCCCAAAGGACTAACAAGTCATTCAGTATATATATCGGAAATTGCCGCGTCAAGTTCCTTAAATCGCAAGCCCTGAAGAAGTAGATTCGCAATAGCGTTCTTTGTGCAGCTTCAAAATTAGACCAATACCATTCTCGACACCATCATAGCGCACAATACACCACAACGGGATCGCTAAAAAGCTGACATAAATGGGAAAGCCGGGCAGGAAGAAATCGCAATTAAGACTTCTTATGTCGCCTTTTCAGTGTGAACCAATCTGATATCAATGCTGGACTAGACTAGTCTCAGAATCAACACAATTCCAGGTCTAGTACATATCACTTTTCGCTCTAGTGCCGATATAAGTAAAGGAAATCGACTACTGCGCTAGACAGTGATCTTTGGGGCCGAAAAACTGGGGAATCACAATGAAGAAATTGTCGATCAAAGCCAAAGTAACAATCGTAATTTGTGCATGCCTGTTTCTTGTACTTGGAGCAATGTCCACAATCAACAGCCACCTTCAAAGCAGTACAATCGGGGAAATGTGTACCGAGACAGGTCGTAATCTCAGTTGGACTATTACGCAACAACTTGAACAAATCATGATCCACGGAGAGAATGAGAACCTTCAACCGCTCACCGAGGAAATTGTGTCAAAAGGGTTGCTCGAAGAAATCACCGTAGTAGATGCGGATTTGAAAGTGAAACGCTCTTCGGACAAGAGTCTCGTCGATAAGCCGGCGGCTGATCCGATGTGGAAGGCACTATTTGAGTCGCTATCAGACACGGTCTTCAATACCGAAGTCGACGGGGTACCGGTCAAGGTCACTTATCATGTCTTGGAGAATAAACCCGCATGCGTACAGTGCCATGATGCAGATGCAGAAAAAGTCCTTGGTGGACTAAAGATGGCTCAGTCGATGAAGGCGCTCTCGGCGGCAACCACATCCAGTTACTTCACTAACGCCGTTCTATCTATCATGGGTATTCTGATACTTGTAGCGAGCATTCTTGTTGTCCAGAAGAAGTTGATCTTCGACCCTCTGAAGTCTGTGAAGTCAAATTGGAAATGGCCGCTGAAGGCGACATAGACCAAACCCTGCAAATAAAGTCAAACGATGAGATTGGAAGTCTGCTGCAATCAATTCAACGCTTAATCGACTACATTCGTGGATTCGCTGATGTGACTCAGAAGATGGCGCAAGGCGATTTCACGGTACAAGTCGAAGTTCGGTCAGCCCGAGATGTTCTGAGTGCTTCATTCAAATCAATGATCAGCAGTTTGAGCGCTTTGATCCATCAGTTAGGAGATAACGCAAATCAACTAGTGCAGGCGGCAAGTGGCATAGCCGAATCGTCCGATCAGATTTCCCGAGGGTCAAAGGCGCAATCTGATGAAGTGAATCAGGTATCGGCAGCGATTGAACAGATGTCAGCAACTATCTTCGAATCATCACAAAACGCGATTGATGCCAAAACTGTGTCGGATAGTGCTGCGACGACTGCAACCGACGGCAGTCGAATAGTCGAGAATACTCATCAGGGGATGCAGAAGGTAGCTGAAGTCGTTACGCATGCTGCCGTGTCAATTAAGAAGTTGGCAGCTTCAGCTGACGAAATTGGACAAATAGTCGCTGTCATAGATGACATTGCAGACCAGACGAATCTTCTCGCACTCAATGCCGCAATTGAAGCAGCTCGCGCTGGTGAACA
This is a stretch of genomic DNA from bacterium. It encodes these proteins:
- a CDS encoding methyl-accepting chemotaxis protein → MAAEGDIDQTLQIKSNDEIGSLLQSIQRLIDYIRGFADVTQKMAQGDFTVQVEVRSARDVLSASFKSMISSLSALIHQLGDNANQLVQAASGIAESSDQISRGSKAQSDEVNQVSAAIEQMSATIFESSQNAIDAKTVSDSAATTATDGSRIVENTHQGMQKVAEVVTHAAVSIKKLAASADEIGQIVAVIDDIADQTNLLALNAAIEAARAGEQGRGFAVVADEVRKLAERTAKATSEVTNMIKGIQQDTLTAVSGMEQGTLHVNSGRELAEQAGDSLREIVTMAQQVTNRITQIAAASKEQSSAAEQIARNIEHISKVTRKPPSTSEQSAHVAVSLSQQAENLQQIVGRFKVNS